The Bacteroidia bacterium genome contains a region encoding:
- a CDS encoding 1,2-phenylacetyl-CoA epoxidase subunit B produces the protein MKEISFDPRVNRLNLPESEVSLSPMDNWQTYEVFHQKKRGEQHKHSGILHAPNGEMALVLAKEQFGRRGQTSNIWVVKSTDIFATSYDDTDMFSTTPEKVHREPGEYKVREKIAEYKKKKLNG, from the coding sequence ATGAAAGAAATTTCTTTCGACCCAAGAGTGAACCGGTTGAATTTGCCGGAGAGCGAAGTATCATTAAGTCCGATGGATAACTGGCAGACTTATGAGGTGTTTCATCAAAAAAAACGAGGGGAACAGCATAAGCATTCCGGTATTCTGCATGCTCCAAACGGGGAAATGGCATTGGTACTGGCGAAGGAGCAGTTTGGAAGACGCGGACAAACTTCTAATATCTGGGTGGTTAAATCCACCGACATTTTTGCTACCTCCTATGATGATACTGATATGTTCTCCACTACCCCCGAAAAAGTTCATCGTGAACCAGGAGAATATAAAGTACGTGAGAAAATAGCGGAATACAAAAAGAAAAAACTCAATGGATGA
- a CDS encoding TetR/AcrR family transcriptional regulator, with protein MAEIMAPRKTQIYTIAENLFREKGYSATSMRHLANEIGIEAASIYSHIKNKQEILRSICFRMADEFFAEIHQIGGQYLAPETQLRESIKAHIRVITKNVNAASVFFHDWKFLEEPDLSHFKAMREQYEDHFKQIINKGISTEVFSATNLSFTTRTFLAALNWTYEWYTPEGNLSPAEIGENLADLLMKGILKPKN; from the coding sequence ATGGCTGAAATAATGGCACCCCGTAAAACCCAGATCTACACGATCGCAGAGAATCTTTTTCGCGAAAAAGGCTATTCTGCTACCTCTATGCGCCACTTGGCGAACGAAATAGGGATTGAAGCTGCCAGCATTTATAGCCACATTAAAAACAAACAGGAAATTCTCCGTAGCATCTGCTTCAGGATGGCGGATGAATTCTTTGCAGAGATTCACCAAATTGGCGGCCAATACCTGGCCCCTGAAACACAACTCCGGGAATCAATTAAAGCACATATTCGGGTTATTACAAAAAACGTTAATGCCGCCTCTGTTTTTTTCCATGACTGGAAATTTCTTGAGGAGCCAGATTTATCGCATTTCAAAGCAATGCGCGAACAGTATGAAGATCATTTTAAACAAATAATAAACAAAGGAATATCAACAGAAGTATTTTCTGCAACAAATCTCTCTTTTACCACAAGAACATTTTTAGCCGCGCTCAACTGGACATACGAATGGTATACTCCGGAGGGAAATTTATCGCCTGCTGAGATAGGAGAAAATCTGGCGGATTTACTGATGAAAGGAATTCTTAAACCGAAAAATTAA
- the paaC gene encoding 1,2-phenylacetyl-CoA epoxidase subunit PaaC, which yields MDDPKKTQALKELLYKMADDQLIIGHRNSEWTGLGPVLEEDIAFSSIAQDKIGHARNIYTILHQLGEAEPDEIAFHRTEKDFRCCHLVEMPIGEYDFSLIRHFLFDHSELIRFSMLAGSSFQPLADLAIKYRGEIKYHVFHANTWVQQLAKANEESRGRLQSALNDAFPLALGIFEQSEYEDIIISEGIFEGEEALKASWLKTITSALKSANLEIPKGDFTEPSIGGRNAYHTEYLKPMLTEMTEVYQLDPQAEW from the coding sequence ATGGATGATCCCAAAAAAACACAGGCACTGAAGGAGCTTCTGTATAAAATGGCAGACGACCAACTCATCATCGGGCATCGTAATTCAGAATGGACGGGTTTGGGACCCGTGCTTGAAGAGGATATTGCGTTTTCTTCGATAGCTCAGGATAAAATCGGCCACGCCAGGAATATTTATACGATCCTTCATCAACTAGGAGAGGCTGAACCTGACGAAATTGCCTTTCATCGCACAGAAAAGGATTTTCGTTGCTGCCATTTGGTAGAGATGCCCATTGGCGAATATGATTTCAGCTTAATTCGTCACTTCCTTTTTGACCATTCAGAACTGATTCGCTTCAGTATGTTGGCAGGCTCCAGTTTTCAACCCCTTGCAGATTTGGCTATAAAATATCGTGGAGAGATAAAATACCACGTTTTTCACGCCAATACCTGGGTACAGCAATTGGCCAAGGCAAACGAAGAAAGCCGGGGGCGCTTGCAATCTGCCCTCAATGATGCATTTCCTCTCGCCTTAGGAATTTTTGAGCAAAGTGAATATGAGGATATTATAATTAGTGAAGGCATCTTTGAAGGGGAAGAAGCCTTGAAAGCCAGTTGGTTGAAAACCATCACCTCTGCATTGAAATCAGCAAACCTGGAAATACCGAAAGGTGATTTTACGGAACCTTCCATTGGTGGACGGAATGCTTACCATACTGAGTATCTCAAGCCAATGCTTACTGAGATGACTGAGGTTTATCAACTTGACCCACAAGCTGAATGGTAA
- the paaA gene encoding 1,2-phenylacetyl-CoA epoxidase subunit PaaA yields the protein MYGGGYIFQDDKEKLKVQPVEEEDPKLLDAFEAKIDADEKIEPRDWMPAQYRKQLIRMIEQHAHSEIIGSLPEGTWITRAPGFRRKLSIMAKVQDEIGHGQLLYSAAETLGKPREEMINDLLTGKSKYSNVFNYPAETWADVTVIGFLIDAAAIVNQVINSKGSYGPYCRALERICYEESFHLKQGHDAFVALATGTENQRQMLQDALNRWWKPIMHFFGPPDKMSVHTEKLMRWKVKMATNDDMRQQFLNTYVPRVWELGLTLPDQNLKKNPDSGEWEFSDPDWDEFYEVIKGNGPCNHERLAVRSWAEEHGRWVRKALLDPQEKYVVPFA from the coding sequence ATGTACGGAGGAGGCTATATTTTCCAGGATGATAAAGAAAAACTAAAAGTACAACCGGTTGAGGAAGAAGATCCTAAACTGCTTGATGCTTTTGAGGCGAAAATTGATGCTGATGAAAAGATCGAACCGAGAGACTGGATGCCGGCTCAATACCGAAAACAACTGATTCGGATGATAGAGCAGCATGCACATTCAGAGATCATCGGCTCCTTGCCCGAAGGTACCTGGATCACCCGTGCCCCCGGCTTCAGACGAAAGCTTTCTATTATGGCCAAAGTTCAGGATGAAATCGGACACGGCCAGTTGCTTTATAGCGCTGCAGAAACTTTAGGTAAGCCCCGCGAAGAAATGATCAATGATCTTCTTACCGGGAAATCGAAATATTCTAATGTATTTAATTATCCGGCTGAAACCTGGGCGGATGTCACGGTAATCGGATTTCTCATTGACGCGGCTGCAATCGTAAATCAAGTGATCAATTCGAAGGGTTCGTATGGTCCCTATTGTCGTGCACTTGAACGGATTTGCTATGAAGAATCATTTCACCTGAAACAAGGCCACGATGCCTTTGTGGCCCTCGCTACCGGAACTGAAAATCAGCGCCAGATGCTACAGGACGCCCTAAACCGCTGGTGGAAGCCAATTATGCACTTCTTTGGACCTCCCGATAAAATGTCAGTTCATACGGAAAAGCTAATGCGCTGGAAAGTAAAAATGGCCACCAATGATGATATGCGCCAACAATTTCTCAATACTTATGTCCCACGGGTTTGGGAGTTGGGCCTCACGTTACCTGACCAGAATTTGAAGAAAAATCCTGATAGTGGAGAATGGGAATTCAGCGACCCGGACTGGGATGAATTTTATGAAGTAATCAAAGGGAATGGCCCCTGCAATCATGAACGCCTAGCAGTACGCTCCTGGGCTGAGGAGCATGGCCGTTGGGTTCGAAAGGCTTTGCTTGATCCGCAGGAGAAATATGTAGTTCCTTTTGCGTAA